The following proteins are encoded in a genomic region of Streptomyces sp. SLBN-31:
- a CDS encoding HAD-IC family P-type ATPase: protein MASEPAAGTRLQVLRHLETGPRGLTDAEAAARLAEVGENTLPELRAPSWARRCARGLRDPFTAVLLVLGLVSAAVASWGTAAVILALVAVSCVLRASGEHRADRSMAALRGLVAGTATVLRRGEGGPAARETPVTELVPGDVIRLGPGDLVPADVRLLRSRGLTVHQAALTGESTPVAKSATETPAAAADGPFDEPHLCYQGSGVATGSATAVVLETGPRTRLGAAHDAGPRAAPRRRAGRSGGTVPPEAGSFDRSVHGISWVLIRFMLLTPPLVLMAGAALRGRGLETLPFAVAVAVGLTPEMLPVIVTTCLARGAALLARRHDVIVKRLPALHDLGAVDVLCVDKTGTLTQDRPVVVRSLGPAGHDDPDVLRWAAVGAWWGLQLADLPAPDTLDEALLRAAGAAGEEYDGVGAVPFDPVRRLATAVVRGPGPGTHTVVVKGAVEAVLDRCATAPGERDRVLALAAREAESGLRLLAVATRQRPVRPRDRTPADERDLDFRGFVTFRDALAPSAAEAVRDLAARGVAVHILTGDHPATTTRVCRDLGLNPGRVHIATDVLDPSAENAGVVSAVFGAGPGETAVAADGSGPAAGAACVVADVPGAAAGDAAVARNVFGAAADGTAPGTREPLRAAERVSAAVGALGTREPLRAAERVSAAVGALGTREPLRAAERVSAAVGEKSPGCSTVVVARCTPADKARVVAGLRAAGHTVGFLGDGVNDVPALRAADVGIAPRDAVAVARESADVVLAAKDFTAIGHAVTAGRYSSGNIASYLRVTLSSNLGNVLAMLAAGLLLPFLPMLPAQVLVQNLCFDAAQLAFAHDRPGPAALRRPAGLRPRAFLRFITGFGVLNAVADLATFAVLALALPGTEAVDDAPVFQSAWFTENLLTQALVMLLLRTGRRLAEGRAPGPIGWSATGLAAVGLLLPLSPLGAALGLTALPAAYHVLLTVVLALYALALLAARAWYERRHG, encoded by the coding sequence GTGGCCTCTGAGCCCGCCGCCGGCACCCGGCTGCAGGTGCTGCGGCACCTGGAGACCGGCCCGCGCGGGCTGACCGACGCCGAGGCCGCGGCCCGGCTGGCCGAGGTCGGCGAGAACACGCTGCCCGAACTGCGCGCACCCTCCTGGGCGCGCCGGTGCGCGCGCGGTCTGCGGGACCCCTTCACCGCCGTACTGCTCGTCCTCGGCCTGGTGTCAGCCGCCGTCGCCTCCTGGGGCACCGCCGCCGTCATCCTCGCCCTGGTCGCCGTCAGCTGTGTGCTACGGGCGAGCGGCGAGCACCGGGCCGACCGGTCGATGGCCGCGCTGCGCGGCTTGGTCGCCGGCACCGCCACCGTGCTGCGGCGCGGCGAGGGCGGACCGGCGGCCCGCGAGACACCCGTCACCGAACTGGTCCCGGGCGATGTGATCCGGCTCGGTCCCGGCGACCTCGTCCCCGCGGACGTACGGCTGCTGCGCTCCCGTGGTCTCACCGTGCACCAGGCCGCGCTCACCGGAGAGAGCACGCCGGTCGCCAAGTCCGCCACCGAGACACCCGCCGCTGCGGCCGACGGCCCCTTCGACGAGCCCCACCTGTGCTACCAGGGCAGCGGCGTCGCGACGGGCAGCGCCACCGCCGTCGTCCTCGAGACCGGTCCGCGCACCCGGCTGGGTGCCGCCCACGACGCCGGACCGCGGGCGGCACCGCGACGGCGCGCCGGCCGCTCCGGTGGGACGGTGCCGCCGGAGGCCGGCTCCTTCGACCGTTCCGTGCACGGCATCTCCTGGGTGCTGATCCGGTTCATGCTGCTGACGCCGCCGCTGGTGCTCATGGCGGGCGCCGCCCTGCGCGGGCGGGGGCTGGAGACGCTGCCGTTCGCCGTCGCGGTGGCCGTCGGGCTCACGCCCGAGATGCTGCCCGTGATCGTCACCACCTGCCTGGCCCGCGGGGCGGCGTTGCTCGCCCGCCGCCACGACGTGATCGTCAAACGCCTGCCCGCGCTGCACGACCTGGGCGCGGTCGACGTCCTGTGCGTCGACAAGACCGGCACGCTCACCCAGGACCGGCCGGTCGTCGTACGCTCCCTCGGCCCGGCCGGCCACGACGACCCCGACGTCCTGCGCTGGGCGGCCGTGGGCGCCTGGTGGGGCCTGCAGCTCGCCGATCTCCCCGCCCCGGACACCCTCGACGAGGCGCTGCTGCGGGCGGCGGGCGCGGCCGGCGAGGAGTACGACGGGGTGGGCGCCGTCCCCTTCGACCCGGTACGGCGCCTGGCCACCGCGGTCGTACGGGGTCCCGGCCCCGGCACTCACACCGTCGTGGTCAAGGGCGCCGTGGAGGCCGTGCTCGACCGGTGCGCCACGGCCCCCGGGGAGCGCGACCGGGTGCTCGCCCTCGCCGCCCGCGAGGCCGAGTCGGGGCTACGACTGCTCGCCGTCGCCACCAGGCAGCGCCCCGTCCGTCCCCGCGACCGCACGCCCGCCGACGAACGGGACCTGGACTTCCGCGGTTTCGTGACCTTCCGCGACGCCCTCGCCCCGAGCGCGGCCGAGGCAGTGCGCGACCTGGCCGCCCGAGGCGTCGCCGTACACATCCTGACGGGCGACCACCCCGCGACGACGACCCGCGTCTGCCGGGACCTGGGCCTGAACCCGGGGCGGGTACACATCGCGACGGACGTCCTGGACCCGTCCGCCGAAAACGCCGGCGTGGTGTCAGCCGTCTTCGGAGCGGGCCCCGGGGAAACGGCGGTGGCCGCGGACGGGTCGGGACCGGCCGCCGGGGCGGCCTGTGTGGTCGCGGACGTCCCGGGAGCGGCCGCAGGGGACGCCGCCGTGGCCCGGAACGTCTTCGGGGCGGCCGCCGACGGCACCGCCCCCGGGACCCGAGAACCCCTGCGGGCCGCAGAACGCGTGTCAGCCGCCGTCGGGGCCCTCGGGACCCGAGAACCCCTGCGGGCCGCAGAACGCGTGTCAGCCGCCGTCGGGGCCCTCGGGACCCGAGAACCCCTGCGGGCCGCAGAACGCGTGTCAGCCGCCGTCGGCGAGAAGTCCCCCGGGTGCTCCACCGTCGTGGTCGCCCGTTGCACCCCCGCCGACAAGGCCCGTGTCGTCGCCGGGCTGCGGGCCGCCGGGCACACCGTCGGGTTTCTCGGGGACGGCGTCAACGACGTGCCCGCGCTGCGGGCGGCGGACGTCGGGATCGCGCCGCGGGACGCCGTGGCCGTCGCCCGGGAGAGCGCCGACGTCGTGCTCGCGGCGAAGGACTTCACGGCGATCGGGCACGCGGTCACCGCGGGCCGCTACAGCAGCGGCAACATCGCCTCGTACCTGCGTGTGACGCTCTCCTCCAACCTCGGCAACGTCCTGGCGATGCTCGCGGCAGGCCTGCTGCTGCCGTTCCTGCCGATGCTCCCGGCCCAGGTGCTGGTGCAGAACCTCTGCTTCGACGCCGCCCAGCTCGCCTTCGCCCACGACCGCCCCGGCCCCGCCGCCCTGCGCCGCCCGGCCGGCCTCCGACCCCGGGCCTTCCTGAGGTTCATCACCGGCTTCGGCGTTCTCAACGCCGTCGCCGACCTCGCAACCTTCGCCGTCCTCGCACTCGCCCTGCCCGGTACCGAGGCGGTGGACGACGCCCCCGTCTTCCAGTCGGCCTGGTTCACCGAGAACCTCCTCACCCAGGCCCTGGTGATGCTCCTGCTGCGCACCGGCCGGCGTCTCGCCGAGGGCCGCGCGCCCGGTCCGATCGGCTGGTCCGCCACCGGCCTCGCGGCCGTGGGCCTGCTGCTGCCGCTCAGCCCGCTCGGCGCGGCCCTCGGCCTGACGGCCCTGCCCGCCGCCTACCACGTCCTGCTCACCGTCGTACTCGCCCTGTACGCGCTGGCCCTGCTCGCGGCCAGGGCCTGGTACGAGCGACGGCACGGCTGA
- the tatA gene encoding Sec-independent protein translocase subunit TatA, whose amino-acid sequence MLRNGLEPWHLLIVAIVVIVLFGSKKLPDTARALGKSMRILKSEAKAMKDESPAAAPAQTLVEPTEVGKGAAAS is encoded by the coding sequence ATGCTCCGCAACGGACTGGAACCCTGGCACCTGCTGATCGTGGCCATCGTCGTGATCGTGCTCTTCGGCTCGAAGAAGCTGCCCGACACCGCCCGCGCCCTGGGCAAGTCGATGCGCATCCTCAAGAGCGAGGCGAAGGCGATGAAGGACGAGAGCCCCGCCGCGGCACCCGCGCAGACGCTCGTGGAGCCGACGGAGGTCGGCAAGGGGGCCGCGGCCTCCTGA
- a CDS encoding DUF6114 domain-containing protein, translating into MSGSPKQGFGPAFRRWRAGRPFWGGLLLTLGGAEILLTEKASLKVIMHIGMQGLAGYLLPVVMVLCGLLALLSPGQRLFYSIIGVMSSLGTWLTSNLGGFFIGLLLGGVGSCLVFGWLPDQEPRRSRRQCRKDTAAATESGATAEAVQVP; encoded by the coding sequence ATGTCGGGCTCCCCGAAGCAAGGGTTCGGTCCCGCCTTCCGTCGCTGGAGGGCGGGCCGGCCGTTCTGGGGCGGGCTGCTGCTCACCCTGGGCGGGGCGGAGATCCTGCTCACCGAGAAGGCCTCGCTGAAGGTCATCATGCACATCGGCATGCAGGGTCTGGCCGGCTATCTGCTGCCGGTCGTGATGGTGCTGTGCGGGCTGCTGGCGCTGCTCAGCCCCGGTCAGCGCCTGTTCTACTCGATCATCGGCGTCATGTCCTCGCTGGGCACGTGGCTCACCTCGAACCTGGGCGGCTTCTTCATCGGCCTGCTCCTGGGTGGGGTGGGCAGCTGCCTGGTCTTCGGCTGGCTGCCCGACCAGGAACCGCGCCGCAGCCGCCGGCAGTGCCGGAAGGACACGGCGGCCGCCACGGAATCGGGGGCGACCGCGGAGGCGGTCCAGGTGCCGTAG
- a CDS encoding DUF6230 family protein yields MASSPDVTSSADLTPENPESGSSSEPARRGRVRARRAAVMAVPAVAALAGLGILTAQGALGVSFSISGMPFTVTAKSLDGTGFEQFGALDSMIDNSPNAGDTGGQVLVVTSAIKNATLDSLCQSVDLGGTNLLITAGSGSSKVQASNLTTDSTQLTGDASFNNIEIGNDASTLTKAGVKGPAGVFSQQADTVHIDNLRQTNYATTAGVFKLPGLKLRFSDSGC; encoded by the coding sequence ATGGCCTCGTCCCCGGACGTCACCTCGTCCGCCGACCTCACCCCCGAGAACCCCGAAAGCGGTTCCTCGTCCGAGCCCGCCAGACGCGGCCGGGTTCGCGCCCGCCGCGCCGCGGTGATGGCGGTGCCCGCCGTCGCCGCCCTCGCCGGCCTCGGCATCCTCACCGCCCAGGGCGCCCTGGGGGTGTCGTTCTCGATTTCCGGCATGCCCTTCACCGTCACCGCCAAGTCGCTGGACGGCACCGGCTTCGAGCAGTTCGGCGCGCTCGACAGCATGATCGACAACAGCCCGAACGCGGGCGACACCGGCGGTCAGGTCCTGGTCGTGACCTCCGCGATCAAGAACGCGACGCTGGACAGCCTCTGCCAGAGCGTGGACCTGGGCGGCACGAACCTGCTCATCACGGCGGGCAGCGGCTCCTCGAAGGTGCAGGCGAGCAACCTGACCACCGACTCGACGCAGCTGACCGGTGACGCCTCGTTCAACAACATCGAGATCGGCAACGACGCGAGCACCCTCACCAAGGCCGGGGTCAAGGGTCCGGCGGGCGTCTTCAGCCAGCAGGCCGACACCGTTCACATCGACAACCTGCGGCAGACCAACTACGCCACCACCGCCGGTGTGTTCAAGCTTCCGGGCCTCAAGCTCCGGTTCAGCGACTCGGGTTGCTGA
- a CDS encoding Tat pathway signal sequence domain protein: MRTRTLLTLVGTVAALSLPAVAPASAADTAVLTTGSAGGSAVAVGDTLTAPLASGTSATLYSSATGTSGVSCTSSTFSATVTDNPSAPGTATESVSGQTFDSSSCTSNVLGVTGVSSITVDNLPYTTTVASDGTLTVSPASGSTIQTTVKLKTLLGSITCVYQAAALTGTADNADNSINFTNQQFTKVSGSSLCFSSGFFTAKYAPVTDNGAPVYVN; this comes from the coding sequence ATGCGCACTCGCACCCTTCTGACCCTCGTCGGCACCGTCGCGGCGCTCTCCCTGCCCGCCGTCGCCCCCGCCTCGGCGGCCGACACCGCGGTTCTCACCACCGGCTCCGCGGGCGGCTCCGCCGTCGCGGTCGGAGACACCCTCACCGCCCCGCTGGCCAGTGGCACCAGCGCCACCCTGTACTCGAGCGCGACCGGCACGAGCGGTGTGTCGTGCACGTCCTCGACCTTCAGTGCCACCGTCACGGACAACCCCTCGGCGCCCGGCACGGCCACCGAGTCGGTCAGCGGGCAGACCTTCGACAGCAGCAGCTGCACCAGCAACGTCCTCGGCGTGACGGGCGTCAGCAGCATCACGGTGGACAACCTGCCGTACACCACCACCGTCGCCTCCGACGGCACCCTCACGGTCAGCCCGGCGAGCGGCTCCACCATCCAGACCACGGTCAAGCTCAAGACGCTGCTGGGCAGCATCACCTGCGTCTACCAGGCCGCCGCCCTGACCGGCACGGCCGACAACGCCGACAACAGCATCAACTTCACCAACCAGCAGTTCACCAAGGTGTCCGGCTCGTCGCTCTGCTTCAGCAGCGGCTTCTTCACCGCCAAGTACGCCCCGGTGACCGACAACGGCGCGCCGGTCTACGTCAACTGA
- a CDS encoding lytic polysaccharide monooxygenase produces the protein MPRMTAHRTALAAAFVTPFLLPLWAAGPAQAHGAPTDPVSRAYACSPDGGANAKSAACRAAVAANGAPFTFWDNLRVADVNGRDRQTIPDGKLCSGGLSDYKGLDLARTDWPATRLKPGATLTMKYASTIPHTGTFKLYLTEQGYDPTKPLTWSELPDRPFATVKDPALTDGAYRITAKLPSDRTGRQVLYTIWQNSSTTDTYYSCSDVVFPAAGGAGTPAAGQTRGSTPTAVRTNSGSPSPTAEKRRTRTVPAQNTEATPAPSSPDSTPVASTGTADSGPSAPLLAGGAAAVLVLTGGAALALRLRRR, from the coding sequence ATGCCCCGGATGACCGCACACCGCACCGCCCTGGCGGCCGCCTTCGTGACCCCGTTCCTGCTGCCGCTGTGGGCGGCGGGCCCGGCGCAGGCGCACGGCGCGCCCACGGACCCGGTCAGCCGGGCCTACGCCTGCTCCCCGGACGGCGGGGCGAACGCGAAGTCGGCGGCCTGCCGAGCGGCCGTGGCCGCGAACGGCGCCCCCTTCACCTTCTGGGACAACCTGCGCGTGGCGGACGTGAACGGGCGGGACCGGCAGACCATTCCGGACGGAAAGCTGTGCAGCGGAGGCCTGTCCGACTACAAGGGCCTGGACCTTGCCCGCACTGACTGGCCGGCGACGCGGCTGAAGCCGGGCGCGACGCTCACCATGAAGTACGCCTCGACGATCCCGCACACCGGCACGTTCAAGCTCTATCTGACCGAGCAGGGCTACGACCCGACGAAGCCGCTGACCTGGTCGGAGCTGCCCGACCGGCCATTCGCCACGGTCAAGGACCCGGCGCTGACGGACGGTGCCTACCGCATCACCGCCAAGCTGCCGTCCGATCGGACGGGACGGCAGGTGCTCTACACGATCTGGCAGAACAGCAGCACGACGGACACCTATTACTCGTGCTCCGACGTGGTGTTCCCGGCGGCCGGGGGCGCCGGCACCCCGGCCGCCGGGCAGACGAGGGGCAGCACTCCGACTGCCGTGCGCACGAACAGCGGCTCACCGTCCCCGACGGCCGAAAAGCGCCGTACGCGGACCGTTCCCGCGCAGAACACGGAGGCGACGCCGGCGCCGTCGAGTCCCGACAGCACCCCCGTCGCCTCCACCGGGACCGCGGACTCAGGTCCGTCCGCGCCCCTGCTGGCGGGCGGCGCCGCCGCGGTGCTGGTGCTCACCGGCGGCGCCGCCCTGGCCCTGCGTCTGCGTCGACGCTGA
- a CDS encoding ScbR family autoregulator-binding transcription factor, whose translation MARQLRAEQTRATIITAAAELFDRRGYESTSLSDIVEHAQVTKGALYFHFAAKEDLAHAIMELQSKASREVANEVESRGYSSLETLMRITFGISRMSVEGPIQRAGLRLATGPVEVRPPLAHPFTEWRDLASRKLHGAVKESDIHPDIDIEATAHALVSWFVGTRVVGRTLEPVARQPRRVAEMWQVMIRGLVPVTRRARYLSLAARLEREPRTV comes from the coding sequence ATGGCGAGGCAGTTACGCGCCGAGCAGACCCGCGCGACGATCATCACAGCCGCAGCAGAACTGTTCGACCGTCGCGGTTACGAATCGACCAGCCTGAGCGACATCGTCGAGCACGCCCAAGTCACCAAGGGCGCGCTGTACTTCCACTTCGCGGCGAAGGAGGACCTGGCCCACGCCATCATGGAGCTCCAGTCCAAAGCCTCGCGCGAGGTGGCGAACGAGGTGGAGAGCCGGGGCTACTCCTCCCTGGAGACGCTGATGCGCATCACGTTCGGCATCTCCCGCATGTCCGTCGAGGGTCCGATACAGCGGGCCGGACTCCGTCTCGCGACCGGTCCGGTCGAGGTGCGCCCGCCGCTCGCCCATCCCTTCACCGAATGGCGCGATCTGGCCTCCCGCAAACTCCACGGTGCCGTCAAGGAGTCCGACATCCACCCGGACATCGATATCGAGGCCACCGCGCATGCGCTGGTCAGCTGGTTCGTCGGCACCCGTGTCGTGGGCCGTACCCTCGAACCCGTCGCCCGCCAGCCCCGCCGGGTCGCCGAGATGTGGCAGGTCATGATCCGCGGCCTGGTTCCGGTCACCCGCCGCGCCCGCTACCTGAGCCTGGCCGCGCGCCTGGAGCGGGAGCCGAGAACCGTCTGA
- a CDS encoding damage-control phosphatase ARMT1 family protein, with translation MPHAPSAPVILGNEPGSFPRSVLAERHPAIIRQVREAFPYDPATHRALDALLDSCTKGAIEPLPAAASDRDRWESWGLAEYAGRSWYDVPWLWSESYFYRQLLDAVGYFEPGPWQGIDPFRPFKLAELHAPETDEELAALDGLSARDTGPALLHGSLWGNRADLGFRLSDASAGTAAAVPGLVADDSDTLWSLLPPSGTGTLSLIADNAGRELVPDLVLIAHLLDGGRVERAVLHVKPYPYYVSDATPADVLDAVRRLVDAPGAAAAYGRTLWSAMTDGRLTVRAHPFSCAPLPYEDMPDDLRRELAGATLTVVKGDLNYRRLVGDRRWPPTTPFAEVTAHFPGPVAALRTLKSDVITGLDADTEAALVAAEGQRWRTSGTHALVQVRA, from the coding sequence ATGCCCCACGCCCCGTCCGCGCCCGTGATCCTCGGCAACGAGCCGGGTTCCTTCCCGCGCAGCGTCCTCGCCGAGCGCCACCCCGCGATCATCCGGCAGGTGCGCGAAGCCTTCCCGTACGACCCCGCGACGCATCGCGCCCTCGACGCGCTCCTCGACAGCTGCACCAAGGGCGCGATCGAACCGCTCCCGGCGGCCGCGAGCGACCGGGACCGCTGGGAGTCCTGGGGCCTCGCCGAGTATGCGGGCCGTTCCTGGTACGACGTGCCGTGGCTGTGGTCGGAGAGCTATTTCTACCGTCAACTCCTCGATGCCGTTGGCTACTTCGAGCCAGGCCCCTGGCAGGGCATCGATCCGTTCCGCCCCTTCAAGCTCGCCGAACTCCACGCCCCGGAGACGGACGAGGAACTCGCCGCCCTGGACGGCCTGTCCGCGCGGGACACGGGCCCGGCCCTGCTCCACGGCTCCCTCTGGGGCAACCGCGCCGACCTCGGCTTCCGGCTCTCCGACGCCAGTGCCGGCACGGCGGCGGCCGTCCCCGGACTGGTGGCCGACGACAGCGACACCCTGTGGTCCCTGCTCCCGCCCTCCGGTACCGGCACGCTGTCCCTGATCGCCGACAACGCGGGTCGCGAACTGGTCCCCGACCTGGTGCTGATCGCCCACCTCCTCGACGGCGGACGCGTGGAGCGGGCGGTGCTGCACGTGAAGCCATATCCCTACTACGTCTCCGACGCCACCCCGGCGGACGTCCTCGACGCGGTCCGGCGGCTGGTCGACGCGCCGGGTGCGGCGGCCGCGTACGGCCGTACGCTCTGGTCGGCGATGACCGACGGCCGTCTCACCGTCCGCGCCCACCCCTTCTCCTGCGCTCCGCTGCCGTACGAGGACATGCCGGACGACCTGCGCCGGGAACTCGCCGGTGCCACGCTGACCGTGGTCAAGGGCGACCTCAACTACCGCCGTCTGGTGGGCGATCGCCGGTGGCCTCCGACGACCCCGTTCGCCGAGGTCACCGCCCATTTCCCGGGCCCGGTGGCCGCCCTGCGCACCCTGAAGTCGGATGTGATCACCGGCCTCGACGCCGACACTGAGGCCGCGTTGGTGGCGGCGGAGGGACAGCGGTGGCGGACCAGCGGAACGCACGCCCTGGTGCAGGTGCGCGCGTAG
- a CDS encoding cytochrome P450: MSAREAPPVPDVFDPRQYAVEVPYDAYRVLRDHHPVAWQAESEVLGWPAGPGFWAVTRHADVVRVLKDSATYSSYVGATQIRDPDPDDLPFIRRMMLNQDPPGHGRLRRLVSRAFTPGRVDRFTAVARERARTLLAEALRAARAADGTVDLVTAVTDEYALLNLADLLGVPAVDRGLLLHWTKRIIGYQDPDEAGPPLLDAAGRPVNPRSPAALRDMFDYAQRLAADKRRHPADDVLTTLAHDPELADAELEMFFFLLTVAGNDTVRSAAPGGLLALAEHPSGYEGLHAGRFELSSAVEELLRWHPPVLTFRRTAAQDTELAGRRIRAGDKVVVFHASANRDERVFASPDLLDLARTPNPHVSFGDGPHVCLGAHFARLQLRVLYEEILREVPVLRTAGPARRLTSNFINGIKSLPVSVA; encoded by the coding sequence ATGAGCGCACGTGAGGCCCCGCCCGTTCCGGACGTCTTCGATCCCCGGCAGTACGCCGTCGAGGTGCCGTACGACGCCTATCGCGTCCTGCGCGATCATCACCCCGTGGCCTGGCAGGCGGAGTCGGAGGTGCTGGGCTGGCCGGCCGGGCCCGGATTCTGGGCGGTGACCCGGCACGCGGACGTGGTGCGGGTGCTGAAGGACTCGGCGACGTACTCCTCGTACGTGGGGGCGACGCAGATCCGCGACCCCGATCCCGACGACCTGCCCTTCATCCGGCGCATGATGCTCAACCAGGACCCGCCGGGGCACGGCAGACTCAGACGCCTGGTGAGCCGCGCCTTCACGCCCGGCCGGGTCGACCGCTTCACGGCCGTCGCCCGGGAACGGGCCCGCACCCTGCTCGCCGAGGCACTGCGGGCGGCCCGCGCGGCCGACGGCACGGTCGATCTGGTCACCGCCGTGACCGACGAATACGCCCTCCTCAACCTCGCCGACCTGCTCGGCGTCCCGGCCGTCGACCGCGGACTGCTGCTGCACTGGACTAAGCGGATCATCGGCTACCAGGACCCGGACGAAGCGGGCCCGCCCCTGCTGGACGCGGCGGGCAGGCCGGTGAACCCGCGCTCCCCCGCGGCCCTGCGGGACATGTTCGACTACGCGCAGCGGCTGGCCGCGGACAAGCGCCGCCACCCGGCCGACGACGTGCTGACCACCCTCGCCCACGATCCCGAACTGGCCGACGCGGAGCTGGAGATGTTCTTCTTCCTGCTCACCGTCGCGGGCAACGACACGGTCCGCAGCGCGGCACCCGGCGGACTGCTGGCACTGGCCGAACACCCGTCGGGATACGAGGGACTTCATGCCGGAAGGTTCGAACTCTCCTCCGCTGTGGAGGAGTTGCTTCGGTGGCATCCACCCGTGCTCACCTTCCGCCGCACCGCCGCCCAGGACACCGAGCTGGCCGGCCGGCGCATCCGCGCCGGGGACAAGGTGGTCGTCTTCCACGCCTCCGCCAACCGCGACGAACGGGTCTTCGCCTCCCCCGACCTCCTCGACCTCGCCCGCACACCGAACCCGCACGTCTCCTTCGGCGACGGCCCGCACGTCTGCCTCGGCGCGCACTTCGCCCGACTGCAACTGCGGGTGCTGTACGAGGAGATCCTGCGGGAGGTGCCGGTCCTGCGGACGGCGGGACCGGCCCGGCGGCTGACCTCCAACTTCATCAACGGGATCAAGTCGCTTCCGGTGTCGGTGGCTTGA